Part of the Bacillota bacterium genome is shown below.
ACTCGTCCCGCTCGCGCACGTCCACCAACCGCGCCCCTTCCTCCACGAGCTCGCGGCAGCGCTCCGGCGGCACGTGGTCCTCCGGCCGCAGGGGGGGCACAACCAGGGCCAGCTCGGCCCCGTCGGGCACGGCCAGCTCCGGCTCCGCCGGCAGCGGTGCCCCGTTCAACTCCAGATGCGCGCGCGGCGCCAGAAGGGCGGCCGCCAGGGGCCGGAGGCCGGCCCGGCGCAGGTGCCCGGCCAGCTCTCCCAGGCGGCCGGCGGGGAGGCGGTAGGCCTCTGCACCGGCCAGCCGCCACAGTTCTTCGGGCCAGACGAGTCGGATCACGCGGATCGCCTCCCGGCCCTTATCCTACAATCCAATGGCTTTACTCAACTATCTGCTGGAACGCGCTGTCCGGAGCAACAGCTGGGAGGGCGGGAAGATGCGCCCGGACCCGGGTCCGGGGCCCGGGACAGGGGTCCAGGAGCATGTCGGGCGACACCGTGCCCGG
Proteins encoded:
- a CDS encoding rhodanese-like domain-containing protein; this translates as MIRLVWPEELWRLAGAEAYRLPAGRLGELAGHLRRAGLRPLAAALLAPRAHLELNGAPLPAEPELAVPDGAELALVVPPLRPEDHVPPERCRELVEEGARLVDVRERDEFAWGHIPGAENRPLSAFPDVFSDLLAAPAPGEDGSPEPVFVCRSGHRTLCALTLYRLFGREDGKHLLGGVQAWQQIYPIEGQPVA